TGACGCCGATTCACTTCAATAGCGGCAGAGTCAATCACATAATTGGTGATATTTTCTTTTTCCAATGCTCTGTGTATCCAAAAGCCATCTCGACCCGCTTCGTAACAGCTAAAAACCGGGCAGTCTGGTGTGCATTTTAGTTTTTCTTTTGCCAGTTCAATTTCTGCAAGTAGGCTATTCCAATCACCTGCATCAATCGTTTTCTGTCTGAGCTTAACTTTATTACTAAATCCTAGCTTCCAACTTTTTGCACTTAATTCAAAAGCAAGGTACAAAATATTTGAATTTGCGTTATCTTTATCTTGAAGGACAGTATTCATCTCTATTCACCTTTTTTGGTTTGGTCACCTTAATAAGGTTAGTCGATATACTGTCCTTCATAGTTTCTACATGGGTTAAACCAAACATTTCTTACTAAAATTAGCACTAGCGAAATATACAAACAAAAAGGCTGTTTAAGTACCTAACTTAAACAGCCTTGTAGTTTTACTTTATTTGTTACGCTTTAATACGGATCTTTCGGCTTGATCTTAATGATCTCAGCATAGTTAACGATCTTGTTTTCTTTAGTCCATTCATCCAACATTGCCGTTAACTTTTCAACCAACTTTGGATGTTTACTGGCTAAGTTAGTCACTTCACCCGGATCGTTAGATAAGTCATAAAGCTCCACAGCGATCCCTGGTTTCGCCAATGTTTGTAAATACCAACCTGGCTCAATAAGCAATTTCCACTTACCTTGGTAAATCACACTTTGCTGGCCTTTATCATTAAAGAATATTGCCTCGGGTGGTGCCATTTCTTGGCCTTTTAACACAGGTAAAACACTACGCCCGTCAATCTCTTTGGTCTTTTTACCGCGAAATGTCGTCGGAAATTGGGTGTTAGAGATTTCTAAGAATGTCGGCATTAAATCACCAACCCAGACTACATCATCAGAAATAGAGTTAGCTTCAATAACTTTTGGCCAACTCATAATGCCGTGAGCACGCGCACCACCTTCCCATAACAAGGCTTTTACCCCTCTGAACGGCGCATTCATTAAATCACCAATATGCGACGCAGCGCCATTGTCAGAAATGTAGATGAATAAGGTGTTATCAAACTCATTAGTTTCTTTTAACGTATCAATAAGCTTACCAACGTTTTCATCTAGTTTTTCCATCATAGCCGCATGAACAGCCGCTTGCAGGCGGTATTTTTCAATCTTTTCAGGCTTTTGCTTAGTCCACATATAGTTGTTATTGCGGGTTTTAGCGTCTTTAGAAAATAAACCTTGCTTAACCACACCTTCGTGACGACCGTCAGCTATTGCTTGCAGATCAGAATATTTGGCAAGGTATTTATCAACTAATTCTTGCGGTGCTTGTAATGGTTTGTGAGGGGCGCGATAAGCGACATACATAAAAAATGGCTCATCTTTTTTGCTGGCCTGCTTGATCATTTCAACACCACGATCTGTCATGCCATCTGTCGCATAAAAGGCTTTACCTGATTTACCATGACAAGCGCTGTAATGCTTACGACTAAACGGATTGCCCGCATAACAATGCATGTTGTAATCGTAGTCGTATTTTAATTTAGCTTTTTGATTACCTTCATAGTATTCGTGTTTATCTTGCGGTCGAAAAAACAAGTTGCCTTGCGCGCCAGGAAAAACAAAACTTTGCTGAAAGCCGCGCTGCGGAGGCATAGCTAAATAATCTAACTCCATTTCCTCTTGGGTTAGTTTCATACTCGGTGGGTGAGCATTGATCCACGCTTGGCGCATTTTTTCAGGGTGATTTTTAATATAGCTCCCACCTAAATGCCATTTACCCACCATCATGGTTTGATAGCCGTTGCCTGCTAAAAGCTCAGAAATCAAAGGTTGTTCGTAAGGTAAACGCCCACGATGCGCAGGAAATGGTAACTCGCGAACCCAATCGCCAACAACACCACCACCAAAACCAACATGAGCAGCATCAACGCCGGTTAACAAAGAAGCACGAGTTGGGCTACAACGCGCATTACTGTAAAACGAACTAAAACGCATACCTTGTTGAGCTAATTTATCTAACTCAGGTGTGTCAATTTCACCGCCAAAACTGCCTAAATCAGTAAAGCCAGCATCGTCAGACAATACTACAACAATGTTTGGTCTTTTATCCGCAGCTTGTACAGTAAAAACCGTTAATAACAATAATGTTAGTAAACTTTTATAAACTAACTTCAACTTTTCAGAATAAACCAAAACGGCCAACCTCTAATTGTTTACATTTTACAATATAATAGTTGATCACTTACTCATTGGCAAACAACGGATTAAAACTAAAACATATTTATCCCAATATGATTTGTCTGGAATAGAATATTGTAGCAGTCAAGTAGGTACTTAGAATTAATCGTAAACAAAAGTCGGTAGTCTTGCTCTTTTGGACAGAGAGGTTTGCAGGCTCTGTAAGCATCAATGCTAATGCTAATGCCGTTAAGCGTCTGGAACAGCGCACGGCGACCTACATGGATAAAAATAAAGGTGGTTAAACCACAAAGAGTTTAACCACCTTTTATTTTATTTATCGGTGTTATTCGGTAGCTAGCCTATTTCCATCTATTTAACCAGCACCGCCACTGTTAATGCAGGCACAGTGATATTTTTCGATGTCACCTTGGTTTGTTTAACAACACTATCTACTCCACTCGCTTGCGCAGGATGCAGAGCAAAACCTTTTGCATCTAAACTGACGGTTTTAGGCTCGGCGCTGTTATTAAACAACACAAGGATCTGCTCATGGTTAGGATCCAAGTCCTTAGTTTGATCGCTGTCATCTAACAACATAGCAATCAAACCTATTTGCTGATCAATGCCCGCATTCAAAAAAGACACACGCTGAATAATATCTTGGGCGTTACGTAATCTAAATAAAGGTGAACTCATTCTAATTTGAATAAATTCCGCAAACACCTTAGCCGAAAATTCAATTTGCGTTGGAGTCACATGATCACGCCCTTGATTTTGCTCTAATAAACGTGAAATCAACGGCCAGTTTTCTTTATCTTTTACTTCCGGTGGTAAGCCCACATTATAGTTGTTCGATTGATAAGAAAAGTCGACCGCGTTAAACCAATCGCCGTAATCATAGCTATCACGTAAAAATGACTTAGAGCGCAGTAATTCTTGACCCATATGTAAGAAAGGGATCCCTTGTGACATCAAAGGATAGGCTATGGTTAACAATTGCAAACGTACCCGATCTTGGCTCGATACATGATAAGCAATGCGATATTGGTGATTGTCCCACAAGCTTTGGTTATCGTGCTTCGACACATAATTCACTGTGTCGGCAGGATCTAACGCATAACCTGTCGGTGCGCCACCGTAATCAATATCAGCACCCGTAACCAGTTGGCCTTTATGGTCTTGCAATGGAAACTTAGCCAAATTACCGGCTAAGCCCACTCGCACTTGATCAAGTGACAAATCGTATTCAGCTTGGGCATCGACATCTTTTTGTAGGTCATTAGGAATAGTCATTAAACCATTACCCACACCTTGCCAACGACGGATCCAGTCGCCACCATCAAATGGCGCTCCACCTCGAATAGCATCGCGCATGCGATCGGTAAAGGTACCAATTTCTGTGCCCGCTAACTGTACCTGCGCAGCTTGTTCAAATTGTGCGTCGTTATAAACCTCGCCAAAATTCCAGCCTTCGCCGTAAAAATAGGTATCCACATCGACAGCTCTCACCGCTTCTCGCGCTTCTAGCATAGCCGCTTTAGGCTGGTGTCCCATTAAGTCAAAACGAAAACCATCAATTTTATAATCGCGTGCCCAAACCACTAAAGAGTCTGTCATTAATTTAGCCATCATACGGCGCTCTGTAGCGGTATTATCACAACAGGTAGATTGCTCAATG
This genomic window from Saccharobesus litoralis contains:
- a CDS encoding sulfatase-like hydrolase/transferase; amino-acid sequence: MVYSEKLKLVYKSLLTLLLLTVFTVQAADKRPNIVVVLSDDAGFTDLGSFGGEIDTPELDKLAQQGMRFSSFYSNARCSPTRASLLTGVDAAHVGFGGGVVGDWVRELPFPAHRGRLPYEQPLISELLAGNGYQTMMVGKWHLGGSYIKNHPEKMRQAWINAHPPSMKLTQEEMELDYLAMPPQRGFQQSFVFPGAQGNLFFRPQDKHEYYEGNQKAKLKYDYDYNMHCYAGNPFSRKHYSACHGKSGKAFYATDGMTDRGVEMIKQASKKDEPFFMYVAYRAPHKPLQAPQELVDKYLAKYSDLQAIADGRHEGVVKQGLFSKDAKTRNNNYMWTKQKPEKIEKYRLQAAVHAAMMEKLDENVGKLIDTLKETNEFDNTLFIYISDNGAASHIGDLMNAPFRGVKALLWEGGARAHGIMSWPKVIEANSISDDVVWVGDLMPTFLEISNTQFPTTFRGKKTKEIDGRSVLPVLKGQEMAPPEAIFFNDKGQQSVIYQGKWKLLIEPGWYLQTLAKPGIAVELYDLSNDPGEVTNLASKHPKLVEKLTAMLDEWTKENKIVNYAEIIKIKPKDPY